A genomic region of Propionispora hippei DSM 15287 contains the following coding sequences:
- a CDS encoding transposase produces MVKRKITPERREQRKKLLELLQRAGINDVAGVQELFKEMVSTVLENGLEGELDDELGYSKYDYRNKETDNSRNGYSEKTLKTSLGDIEI; encoded by the coding sequence ATGGTAAAAAGAAAAATCACCCCGGAACGACGAGAACAAAGAAAGAAATTACTAGAACTGCTACAAAGAGCCGGAATTAACGATGTTGCCGGAGTCCAGGAACTGTTTAAGGAAATGGTAAGTACCGTTTTAGAAAATGGACTGGAAGGCGAATTAGATGATGAATTAGGCTATAGCAAGTACGATTATCGTAATAAGGAAACCGATAATAGCCGTAACGGCTACAGCGAAAAAACACTAAAGACTAGCCTGGGCGATATAGAAATT